From the Pseudomonadota bacterium genome, the window GGTCCGCCAAAAAGAACGCCCTATAACCAGCGTTCCAAGCAGCAAGCCCAGCAGTGCAAGCGCCACGATCCAGGGCGCATCCGCACGCAGCGCAGGAATGACCGTGCCGAGCAACGCAGACGGCGCCGCAAAGCGCACCTGCGGGAACCGCTCGCGCCAGCTGTCGACACGCCGCGCCAGACGTTCCATCTCCCTGGCGTTCGATCCGGGCCAGTCCGTGTAGATGATTCCGAAGCTCCCGAAGTTCCCGTCGTTGTCTGTGAGCCATTGCGTGACCCAGCGCGGCAAGCTTTGGACGTCGATCGGATCACGCACAGCAGCCAGCGCCCTCCAGCGGGCCAGCAAGCGCTGCTGCTGCGAAGTACCTGCCGCCGTGCCCTTTGCGAGGGTCTTGCTCAGGCGGGCGATCTGCGCCAGCCGGGCTGCTTGATCGGGAGGGATGAAGGCGCTGGAGGTCACGAGCCAGCTGTCCGGGTCGTGCGCGAACCCAGCGGGTCCCATCTTGCGCAGCGTCGCAACGACCTGTTCCACGCTGTCCGCGTCCTCGCCAAGGACCACGATCGCGGTACGGCTGGTCCCGTGCATGGCGCGTCCCCAGTCGACCCCGTGGCTCATCTCTCGTGGCTGCAGCTTGGTGAAATCGTACTCGAAGTCGAGGTCGCGCGCGCTCAGCCCCAATGCGCCTGCGGCGATCAGTCCGCCCAGCACCAGCGCACGCGGGGTGCGTCTCAGGGCGGAGGAGAGGCGCGGCAGGCGCGGCCAGGCTCGAAGGAGCGGGCGACGCTCGGGTACGATCCGGTGTCCGAGCAGCAGCAGCGGCGGCAGCAGCAGGACCGTCGCAAGAAACATCAGCGTCGTGCCGACCGCAGCGATGATGCCCATTTCGGCAAAGCCGCTGAAATCCGCCGCCGCAAGCGCTGCAAAGCCGCAACACGTGGTGGCGGTGGCCATCAGCATGGAGCTGCCGAGCTCGTCGAAGGCGGCGCCGAGCGCCTCCTGCGCCGATCCTCCGCGGGCGCGATAGGTTCCGTAGTGCGTGAGCAGGTGCAGCCCGTAGTCGACGCCGAGACCGGCAAGCAGAGTCAGTCCGAAGGCACTGATGAGGTTGAGGGTCGCTGTGAAGCTTGCGATGAGTCCCAGTGTCCAGACGGCGCCAGCTGCCAGGGGCGCGCCCAAGTACAGCAGCACCCGCAGTCCCCGGAATTGCGCGAACACTACGAGCAGCACGAGCGCGGAGCTCAGGACGGCGGTCTTGCGTAAATCTCGGGCCGCCAAACGCTTTCCCAAGGGTGCGCTGCGGTATTGGCCGCCCACGACGAGTCGCAGATCGGACGGAGCGTCCTGCGGGCGGACACGCTCCAACAGCTCCTCGCTGCGCTCGAGGATCCGCGTCGCGTAATCGAGGTCGGAGGAGTTGCCGGCGAGCAGCGCTTGCACCACGCACACACGTCCTGCTTGCGAGCACAGCTGCCCTTTCGGTTCGGCCGGCATGCTCCGGTGGACCGCGTCCACCGCCTGTGCGTCCTGCTTCGCTGCGACGGCGTCGCTGCCAGCCACGAGGTCCGAGACGGAGCTGCCCATCAAGCTGACCAGGGTCGCCACCTGCGGAACCTGCTAGTAGTAGCCGATCAACTGCTGCTCGCTTGGCAGCTCCGGTTGATCGTCGAAGTTGACGCAGCCGGGCAAGGCCTCGCATTGCTGCCATTGCATGCGCTCTTGCGCCGCATCTGCGAGCTCGCGAAGCCTGGCTTCCGGCAGGAACAACAAACGCCGATCGAGAAAGAACGTGGGATCGCGCCCGGCGATGACCTGATGGCTCTCACGCCATGTGGCCACCTCGTCCCTTAGCCGAAGCGCGAGGCGGCGGTTGAGGGCGGCGTCCGACGACTCGATCGCCAGGTAAAGGGGTGCGCTGCCGGGGACCCGCCGCCTCAATTCTCTAAGCGCCGCCTGCGCGGGCGTGTCCTGAGGAAGAAGGGCCTCGAGGCGCGGATCGATGTCGAGCCGCCGCGCGGAGTTCAGCGCCAGGGCGCTCAGGGCGATAAAGGCGACCAGCAGCGCTTCAGGACGTCGCTGCGAAAGCTGCAGGTAGCCGCGGAGAAAGCCCGCAAACACGGTGCGCCCTCGACCGCCATCTTCGTGCCTTGCTCTGCTGCGGTGGGCCATTGCTCGGCAGCCGGCTCGGTCCGCCCGTAGCGGCGTCATGCACTTACGTGTTCGCGTCCGTCTTCGCAATAGCCAAGGTGCCGCGTCCTCCGGCCCGACACGGACGCCGGGACCCGAATCGGACCCGAATCGAACCAAGAATCCGAACCCCGGAACCCGACGTCCGAACCCGACATCCGCCTTCGCAATGCATTCGGACCTCGGCCTCCGCATCGGACCTCGGCCTCGGCATCGGGCTCGGTCCCGCGATGGCACCCCAACAAAGCGCAGCTTCGGACCGCCGCCCAGCTAGCCGGCCGCCGGAATCGTTCAAGAGCCTCCCCTACTCTTGCACCGGCATGCAGCCAGCGCGGGTGGGAAGGTCGGCAACGAACAGGCTGCCGCCTGCCTGGCGTGGCTCGTAGTAGGCCCTGCCACCGTGGTGCTCGGCAATCTGTCGCACCAGCGCCAGGCCCAGACCGACGCCGCCGTCGCCGGCTTCGCTGTGACCCTCGGGGCGGTAGAACGGCTCGAAGATGCGTTCGCGCAGCTCTTGCGCCACGCCTGGTCCGCGATCGGCCACCACGATACGCACAGCCCGTTCGCGCACCTCGAGCCAGGCTTCCACGCCGTTTCCGCCGCCGTGGCGGCGCGCGTTTTCGAGCAGGTTGCGTAGCAGCCGTCGCAGCATGCGCCTGTCGCCCTGCAGCTGGGGGCCCGCGCCGGCTTGCGCCGATGGTTCGTCGCGCGCCTGACCGGTGCGCTCGAAACTGCTCGAATTCCGCAGGGTCGGCTCCGAGGGCGTGGGCAGGCGCGCCGTTTCTTCGCGCAGGAGCGCAAACAGGTCCACCTGCTCGAAGTGCTTGGACTGCGCGGTGTCCTCGAGCCGTGCCGCGAGCAGCAGATCGCCGATCAGCTCATCGAGCTCGCGAATATCCTTGGCGGCCTCGGTGTGCAGTCGCTCGCGCTGCTCCAGCGCGAGGTCGCGCTCCTGGAGCAGCTCGAGAGCCAGCGAAAGGCGTGCCAGCGGGGAGCGCAGCTCGTGCGAAGCGCTCGCCAAGACCCGCTTTTGCTGTCTCAGCAGGCTCTCGATCCGTTCGGATGCCCTGTTGAAGCTCCGGCTGAGCTGCTCGACCTCGTCCGACCCGGTGACCTGGACGCGCACGCCGAGATCGCCCGAGCCCCAACTCTCCACGGCCGTCTGGAGCCGCTCGATGCGGCGCGTGATGCGGCGGGCAACGGGATAGCATCCCACAGCCACTGCTCCGAGCAGCAATCCCAAGACCGTGAGAAACCGGCCGAGGCGCCGGCCGCCGTGGTCATGGGCCGAGGCGGCAGCGAGCCAGCGCCCGTCGTCAAGCCGCATCAACATGCCGAAGCGCCCGCGGCGGTGGAACGGGCCCTGCTCGGGCCGATCGAGCTGCCGCTCGAGCAGAACGGCGTTCGATGACGCCAGCAGGTCGCCTTGCTCGCCCCAGAGCGTCAGCTCGACACCGAGGCGATTGGACACATCCTGCAGCGCTGCTCTCACGTGGGACCGGGGCGCGCCCGCCGCGGGCAGTCCCTGAACGCTGCGCGCCGTGCCCGCCGGCTCCGAGAGCAAGCGCGCCGCCAGTCTCAGATGCGGCGGCACCCACAAATCGTCCCGCAGCGCGTGCGAGGCCGCGGCCGCTACCACGACGCACAGCAGCGCGACTCCCAGAAAGGCGACGTAGATCTGGGCGTAGAGCTTGCGCATTCAGCCGTCGGTCGCGCTCGTGTCCGCGAGCGGCAAGAAAACGTAACCGACCGAGCGCACGGTTTTTATCCGGCGCGGCGCCCTGGGATCGTCCTCTATGGCCGCACGGATGCGCGATACGTGTACATCGATGCTGCGGTCAAACGCATCCAGTGTCTCGCCACGCACGGCTTCCATCAGCTGCTCGC encodes:
- a CDS encoding MMPL family transporter, encoding MATLVSLMGSSVSDLVAGSDAVAAKQDAQAVDAVHRSMPAEPKGQLCSQAGRVCVVQALLAGNSSDLDYATRILERSEELLERVRPQDAPSDLRLVVGGQYRSAPLGKRLAARDLRKTAVLSSALVLLVVFAQFRGLRVLLYLGAPLAAGAVWTLGLIASFTATLNLISAFGLTLLAGLGVDYGLHLLTHYGTYRARGGSAQEALGAAFDELGSSMLMATATTCCGFAALAAADFSGFAEMGIIAAVGTTLMFLATVLLLPPLLLLGHRIVPERRPLLRAWPRLPRLSSALRRTPRALVLGGLIAAGALGLSARDLDFEYDFTKLQPREMSHGVDWGRAMHGTSRTAIVVLGEDADSVEQVVATLRKMGPAGFAHDPDSWLVTSSAFIPPDQAARLAQIARLSKTLAKGTAAGTSQQQRLLARWRALAAVRDPIDVQSLPRWVTQWLTDNDGNFGSFGIIYTDWPGSNAREMERLARRVDSWRERFPQVRFAAPSALLGTVIPALRADAPWIVALALLGLLLGTLVIGRSFWRTLLVMLPLCVSMSMALGVLVLLDIKLSMYNLLVFPLAFGLGIDGAVYVAWGMLGADADRGDSFATGRAVFGSATTDVAAFSSLAIAANPGLVSLGVTAAVTLSSNVLVNLVWLPALVRVAKMRRYLRTAQPTSSAHKGP
- a CDS encoding HAMP domain-containing histidine kinase; translated protein: MRKLYAQIYVAFLGVALLCVVVAAAASHALRDDLWVPPHLRLAARLLSEPAGTARSVQGLPAAGAPRSHVRAALQDVSNRLGVELTLWGEQGDLLASSNAVLLERQLDRPEQGPFHRRGRFGMLMRLDDGRWLAAASAHDHGGRRLGRFLTVLGLLLGAVAVGCYPVARRITRRIERLQTAVESWGSGDLGVRVQVTGSDEVEQLSRSFNRASERIESLLRQQKRVLASASHELRSPLARLSLALELLQERDLALEQRERLHTEAAKDIRELDELIGDLLLAARLEDTAQSKHFEQVDLFALLREETARLPTPSEPTLRNSSSFERTGQARDEPSAQAGAGPQLQGDRRMLRRLLRNLLENARRHGGGNGVEAWLEVRERAVRIVVADRGPGVAQELRERIFEPFYRPEGHSEAGDGGVGLGLALVRQIAEHHGGRAYYEPRQAGGSLFVADLPTRAGCMPVQE